The following DNA comes from Thermococcus sp..
CGAGAAGTACGCACCCAAAGGTCTCAGCGTCCTGGATCTCATAAAAAATGCTTTCATGCATGGAAACTACGATGCCCTCGGTAAGTTCCACGAGAACTCCCTCTTCCTGGGTATGATGCACTTCATGGATGAGTACAACTACGACGTCGAGCGCGTTGAGCGCTGTGTCATCCACTACGCGATGCCGGACGGACGGATAGTGCCGTTCTGCACGTTCAACGTGATCCCCGAGCTTTACAGGGACAAGGTACAGGCGCAGTTCAGCTACACTTGGGACGAGTGGAGGGCCCTCCATCCGGGCTGGGACTACAAGGGGGACAAGTACTTCAGGAGCAGGGAATTCGTCGAGAAGATGAAGAAGAGCGACCTCTACCGGAAGACCTACGTTGATATAGAGGATTACTTTGGCCTCAACAGGGAGTGAGGTGGTGGAGATGACCGAGACCGTCCTTGAGAAGGCCATCCTTAGGATTGACCTCAAGTTCGGGAACATCAACCCTCAGACCGCCCAGATAAAACAGTACGAGCTTGAAAAGGACATGAGGGTCTGGAGAATCTTCCTCAACGGCTACGCCAAGAACGGATTTGTGGTGTTCGACGAGGAAGCCCTATCAAAGGACGAGGTCCTGAATGCCCTCAAGGATCTCGCCCCTGAGATAAAGTCAATGAGGAGACTCACCGTGGCCGATCTCGTTGAGGAAAGTATGAGCTGGAACGGAATCCTTGGAAAAATGAAATCTTAAGACGGTTCAGCGAAGCTCTATTCTCACTTTCCCCTTTTCATCCTCCCTTTCAAGCTCAAAGCTTACAATCCCGCTGAACGAGCTGAGGTCAAGGATGTTCTTGCCCGCCCTGAGCTCGAATTCTTCCTGTACAGGGGGCATGGGAGGGAGCGAGAGGTCATATTCATAGACCGTGAGTCTGTTGTCCCTGCTCAGGTAGAAGATCGCCCTGGGCTCTGGGTATCCGTCGAGAGGTACCCCGCCGAAAGCCCCCGTGCCAGACTTTTTGTCCCCGCACTGGGGTGCGAGGGGGAAGGAGAAGGTCACTGCCGGCGGCCGTTCCTCCAGTGCTTTTTCGCTGAGGATGACCACGTCCCTGTTACCCGTGTCGAAGGGCGTGGCTTCAGTTGATCCGGTGTTGGGAGTGCTGTTGGTGGCCACGAGCAGTTTTCCGTCCATCTTCTCAACGCTCGTAACCCTTGCTCCGAACGTCCCCACTATCCTGACCATAGGCGGGGCGATGTACACCAGAACGCTGGGCCCAACGATCGTGTTTGTGGTGATCCAGCCCATGCCCGCATCTTTCGAGTCCGGCCTGTAAGCGGCGTCATGGTGGGCGTTGAAGGCCGTTAGTATGCCACCACCGACGTTCACCGCGTTTACCCTGAAGGGTGCGTAGAAAGTGTGGAAGTCAAATAAACGGTAGAATGTGAACTCCTCCGCCATAAACGGATTGCCTGCCAGGATACCCCCACGAACGAAGGCAAAAGCGCGGTTGTAAGCCGAGGCCATTGCCCCCAGTCCCGGTCTTGTGTACGGCCTTCCGTCGGCGCTCTCGCCGGGGATGAAGAACTCCCATTTTCCGGTTATCAGGTCGAGCGCCCCGAACTTTCGCACCCCCTCCCTGAAGTTCTTACCGATTCCGAAGAAGGCGGTGTCGTGGACGAGGGTTCCCTTCGGTGAGGGTTCGTGGAGGAGCGGTTCGGCCTTTCCACTTCTCCTGTCGAGGGAGTAAATCCCGAGGTTTGCGTGTCCGTCCTCCCTCGCTAGCAGGAGTCTGTCCTCGGCTGGGTCATAGAGTATTTCGCTTATCTCCCCTGCCCAGTTCGTTTCGTGGTGGATGGAGTCCTTCCAGAGGAGCTTTACCGACCCTTCTTCGGTGTCGTAGGCATGCACGTGCGAGTACTTGTTGTGAAAGAGTATTTTCCGGTCTTTCCTGTAGACAGCCGGGGCATGGACCCAGCCACCGAAGTAGATGAATTCATCGACGGCAGAAACCGCGTTGTACGTATCGCCGCCGCTGGTTGGGCCGTTACCAACTAAGGTGAAGTCGTAGGTCTTCTCCTCGTTGGATCTCACGTCCACGAAGTGGGCCTCCGCCTCGAAAGCGAGGGTGAAGTAAAGCGTTCCGTTGTGGTACCTCAGTCCGAATACCCCTCCGCTACCCCACTCGGGGCCGTACCCCTGCCGGAAGCGGTAATCTCTCAGAAGCATGATATCACCAGTGGTGTTACAATTTTGGACTTTATTTACCTTGTGCCACCCGGGAGGCTTTTATATGAAGAGCACTGAGGTACTTCCATGGGATTCTACAGGGCTGTTCTGTAGATGATAACAAACGAAACGTTTAAATACTTTTGTTACTCAATTCTTCTTGGTGAGAGGTGAGTGCGACTTTATCGGACTGGTGAAGTCGCCAAGAAACTTGGAGTTTCAAAGATGACAGTTCTGAGATGGATTAAATCAGGCAAGCTGAAAGCCCACAGAATTGGAAAAGAATACCGGGTTCCAGAGAGTGAAATCCTGAGAATTCTCGAAGGAAAACTTCCAGATAAAGTCATAATTTATGCGAGAGTCTCAAGCCGAGACCAGAAAGAGGACTTAGAAAGACAGGTTGAATACCTCAAACACTACTGCTCCTCAAAAGGATACCAAGTGGCAAAAATCATAACTGACGTCTCTTCAGGCCTAAACGAGAACAGGAGAGGATTAAAACAGCTCTTCAAACTCGTCGAAAGCGGAGAAGTTACAAAAGTCGTCATAACTTACCGAGACAGGCTTACTCGCATCGGCTTCAAATACCTCGAACAATACTTCAACTCTCACGGCGTTGAAATCGAAGTTATCTTCGATGACGAGGAGAAAACACCGGAGAAAGAACTCGTTGAGGACTTGTTGGCAATAGTAACTTCCTTTGCTGGAAAACTCTACGGAATGCGCTCTCATAAGAAAAAACGTCTCATTGAGGTGGTAAAGAATGTCCTTAGAGACGATTAAACTGACCGTAAAATTTAAACTCAAAACAATTCCAGACGGATTAGATGACTTCTT
Coding sequences within:
- a CDS encoding DUF3213 domain-containing protein yields the protein MTETVLEKAILRIDLKFGNINPQTAQIKQYELEKDMRVWRIFLNGYAKNGFVVFDEEALSKDEVLNALKDLAPEIKSMRRLTVADLVEESMSWNGILGKMKS
- a CDS encoding DUF2139 domain-containing protein, which produces MLLRDYRFRQGYGPEWGSGGVFGLRYHNGTLYFTLAFEAEAHFVDVRSNEEKTYDFTLVGNGPTSGGDTYNAVSAVDEFIYFGGWVHAPAVYRKDRKILFHNKYSHVHAYDTEEGSVKLLWKDSIHHETNWAGEISEILYDPAEDRLLLAREDGHANLGIYSLDRRSGKAEPLLHEPSPKGTLVHDTAFFGIGKNFREGVRKFGALDLITGKWEFFIPGESADGRPYTRPGLGAMASAYNRAFAFVRGGILAGNPFMAEEFTFYRLFDFHTFYAPFRVNAVNVGGGILTAFNAHHDAAYRPDSKDAGMGWITTNTIVGPSVLVYIAPPMVRIVGTFGARVTSVEKMDGKLLVATNSTPNTGSTEATPFDTGNRDVVILSEKALEERPPAVTFSFPLAPQCGDKKSGTGAFGGVPLDGYPEPRAIFYLSRDNRLTVYEYDLSLPPMPPVQEEFELRAGKNILDLSSFSGIVSFELEREDEKGKVRIELR
- a CDS encoding IS607 family transposase, producing MRLYRTGEVAKKLGVSKMTVLRWIKSGKLKAHRIGKEYRVPESEILRILEGKLPDKVIIYARVSSRDQKEDLERQVEYLKHYCSSKGYQVAKIITDVSSGLNENRRGLKQLFKLVESGEVTKVVITYRDRLTRIGFKYLEQYFNSHGVEIEVIFDDEEKTPEKELVEDLLAIVTSFAGKLYGMRSHKKKRLIEVVKNVLRDD